A window of Nocardia arthritidis genomic DNA:
GCACGGCGGCGGTACCATCGCGACCGTGACAGAGCACGTCGAACAACTCGAGTTTCAGGCAGAGACTCATCAGCTGCTCGAGCTGATGATCCATTCGGTCTACTCCAACAAGGACACGTTCCTGCGGGAGCTGATCTCGAACGCATCCGACGCGCTGGACAAGCTGCGGCTGGAGTCCTTCCGGGACAAGGATCTGCAAGTCGACACCACCGATCTGCACATCGAGCTGGCGGTCGACAAGGAGAACCGAGTTCTCACCGTCCGGGACAACGGCATCGGAATGTCGCGCGCCGAGGTGGTCGATCTGATCGGCACCCTTGCCAAATCCGGCACCGCCGAATTGCGCAGGCAGCTGAACGAGGCCAAAGCTGCCGCGGCGGCCAGCAATGTCGACCCAGCGGAGCTGATCGGTCAATTCGGCATCGGCTTCTACTCGACCTTCATGGTCGCCGACAAGGTCGTCCTGACCACCCGCCGCGCCGGCGAAACCGCAGGCACCAAATGGGAATCGGCCGCGGGCAGCTCGACATACACCATCGAGGAGCTGGCCGAGGCCCCGCAGGGCACCGCGGTGACCCTGCACCTCAAGCCGGTCGACGAGGACGATCACCTCTTCGACTACACCCAGGAGTGGAAGCTCCGGGAGATCGTCAAGAAGTACTCCGATTTCATCGCCTGGCCGGTCCGCATGCAGGTGGAGCGGACCGTCACCGAGGGTGAGGGCGAGGACAAGAAGGAGACGACGGTCCTCGAGGATCAGACCCTCAACTCGATGAAGGCGCTGTGGACGCGCCCGAGGAGCGAGGTCTCCGATGAGGAGTACAAGGAGTTCTACAAGCATGTCAGCCACGCCTGGGACGATCCGCTGGAGATCATCCCGCTGAAGGCCGAGGGCACCTTCGAATATCAAGCGCTGCTTTTCCTTCCGTCGCACGCGCCGTTCGATCTGTTCATGCGCGAGCACAAGCGCGGCGTGCAGCTCTACGTCAAGCGGGTGTTCATCATGGACAACTGCGAGGAGCTGATGCCGGAGTACCTGCGGTTCGTCAAGGGTGTCGTCGACGCGCAGGACCTGTCGCTCAACGTCTCTCGCGAAATCCTGCAGCAGGACCGGCAGATCCAGATGATCCGCAAGCGCCTGGTGAGGAAGGTGCTGTCCACGGTCAAGGATCTGCAGGGCGCGGACGATCAGGAGAAGTACCAGACGTTCTGGAAGGAGTTCGGCCGCGTCCTCAAGGAGGGCCTGCTGTCGGACTTCGACAACCGCGACACCATCCTGCAGGTGTCCTCGTTCGCCTCCACCAACTCGACCGATGAGCTCACCACGCTCGCGCAGTACATCGAGCGGATGAAGGACGGTCAGGACAAGATCTACTACATGACCGGTGAATCCCGGCAGCAGATCGAAGCCTCGCCGCACCTGGAGGCGTTCAAGGCCAAGGGTTTCGAGGTGCTCGTGCTCACCGACCCGGTCGACGAGATGTGGGTCGGTTCGGTGCCGGAGTTCGACGGCAAGCATTTCCAGTCGATCGCCAAGGGCGAGGTCGATCTGGAGACCGAGGAGGAGAAGAAGGCCTCCGAGACGCTGCGCGAACAGCAGGACAAGGAGTTCGCCGATGTGCTCGGCTGGCTCGGCAAGACCCTGGAGTCGAACGTCAAGGAGGTGCGCCTGACCTCGCGGCTCACCACCTCGCCCGCCTGTCTGGTCGGCGACGTCTTCGATTTCACGCCGCAGCTGGAGCGCATGTATCGGGCGTCCGGTCAGGCGCTGCCCGAGTCCAAGCGGATCCTGGAGTTGAACCCGACCCATCCGCTGGTCACCGGTCTGCGCGACGCGTACGCCGCGAAGAAGGCGGACGCCGACGCGGATTCGGCGCCCGAACTCGCGGAAACCGCTGAACTCCTTTACGGCACAGCGGTTCTCGCCGAGGGCGGCGAGCTGAAGGATCCGGCGCACTTCGCGCACATCCTCACCAACCGGCTCACCCGCACTCTCTGACGGGCGGCTGCGGCGGGGTGTGACGACCACCCCGCCGCATAACACCGACCGGTCGGAACGTCAAGCGCTACAGCAATATTCGGGTCGGTTTGTGGTTGCAAAAGGCGTCTCGCGGTTAGCCTTGGGCGGTCGAAAGGATCGCCAGCACATGTGCGCAAACCCGCTCGCCGTCGCCGAACCCTGGGATCTCGTGGCCGATGGCTACGCCGAATTCGCCCCGGCAATCATGCAGCCATTCTCGGCGCGCGCACTGGAATTCGCTGCGCTGACGGCGGATTCGCGCATCGTCGACGTCGCCGCGGGCACCGGCATGCTGAGCCTGCTCGCGGCGCCGCGGGTGGCCGAGGTGCACGCGGTGGACTTCTCGACGCCGATGATCGATCGGCTGCGCGCCGCGGCGCGCGCGGCGGGCCTGACCAATATCCAGGCCTCGGTCGGTGACGGGCAGGCGCTGCCGCTCGCGAGCGACCGGTTCGACGCGGCCTTCTCGATGTTCGGGCTGATGTTCTTTCCGGTGCGCGCCAAGGGTTTTGCTGAATTGTTCCGGGTGCTGCGGCCGGGCGGGACGGCCGTGGTGTCCAGTTGGGCTCCGGTGCTGGAATCGCCGCTGATGCGGTTGATGTTCGGCGCGGTGCACGCGGCGGATCCGGCGATCCAGGAACCGCAGCCGAACTATCTGAGCCTGGAGAATCCGGAGATCTTCGAATCCGAAATGCGCAGAGCGGGTTTCGAGGCCGTCTCGATTCAGCGGCACACCGGTTCGGTCGTCTTCACCGACGGGGACGACATGTTCGAGACCATCGCCCGCAGCAACGCGGCGCTGTTGCTGTTGCGCCGCCGGATCGGCGAGCAGCTGTGGGCCGAGCGCGCCGCCGTGATGCGGGCCTACCTGGCCGAGCACTACCGCCCCAACCATCCCCTTTCCACCACCGCATTCCTCGGCATCGGACACAAACCGGAGAGCTGAGACGACGAAGGCCGCCGCGCCCATCCGGTCGTGGCGGCCCTGTTCGATCGGTTTAGCGCGGCGCCATACGCAGCGCGCCATCCATCCGGATGGTCTCGCCGTTGAGGTAGTCGTGCCGGACGATGTACTCGGACAGCTGGGCGTATTCGTCCGGGCGGCCGAGCCGGGACGGGAACGGAACGCCTGCCTCGAGTCCCTTGCGGTATTCCTCGGTGACCCCGGCCAGCATCGGCGTGTCGATGATGCCGGGCGCGATGGTGTTGACGCGGATGCCGAACTGCGCAAGATCGCGCGCGGCGGGCACGGTCATACCGTGCACGCCACCCTTGGAGGCCGAGTAGGCGATCTGGCCGATCTGGCCCTCGAACGCGGCGACCGATGCGGTGTTGATGATGACGCCGCGCTGGCCGTATTCGTCGACGGCGTCGGTCTTGGCGATGGCGTCGGCGGCCAGCCGCATGACGTTGAAGGTGCCGAGCAGGTTCACGGTGATGACGGTGCGGAACAGCTCCAGATCGTGCGGGCCGTTCTTGGACAGGATGCGCCCGGCCCAGCCGACGCCCGCGCAGTTGACGACGATGCGCAGCGGCGTACCGGACTCGACCACCCTGGCGACCGCGGCGCCGACCTCGTCACCGCTGGTGACATCGGATGCGATCAGTGTGACGCCGGCGGGCACGCTGTCGCCGGCCCGCTCGATCGACTGCGGCACGTCGAGGCCGAATACGGTGGCGCCCAGATCGGCGAAGCGCTTGGCGGTGGCGGCGCCCAAACCGGATGCGGCTCCGGTGACTATGGCGGCGGAACCCGAAATCTCCACGATGGTCCTCTCATTCGTGACAGCCAGTTGGCCCTTCGTCAATTGCACCCTAACGGGCACCGTCGACGAAGTCGTCCGCAGACCCGCGCACGGCTGGGGCGAAGATGGCGGACCTTCCGGAGGACCGGAAATTTATTTGCGAACATATCTGTTCACAGGTGGTACCGTCCAGCTATGACGTTGTTGTCCCGGGCGACCGTAGCCGGGCGCAAAATCCTGATCACCGGTGCGGCGCGGGGGATCGGTGCGGTGCTGGCCAGGCAGCTGTACGCGAGCGGGGCGCAGGTGGCGCTGCTGGGGCTGGAGCCGGAACTGCTCGCCGAGGTGGCGCGCGAATGCGG
This region includes:
- a CDS encoding SDR family NAD(P)-dependent oxidoreductase — protein: MEISGSAAIVTGAASGLGAATAKRFADLGATVFGLDVPQSIERAGDSVPAGVTLIASDVTSGDEVGAAVARVVESGTPLRIVVNCAGVGWAGRILSKNGPHDLELFRTVITVNLLGTFNVMRLAADAIAKTDAVDEYGQRGVIINTASVAAFEGQIGQIAYSASKGGVHGMTVPAARDLAQFGIRVNTIAPGIIDTPMLAGVTEEYRKGLEAGVPFPSRLGRPDEYAQLSEYIVRHDYLNGETIRMDGALRMAPR
- a CDS encoding class I SAM-dependent methyltransferase; its protein translation is MCANPLAVAEPWDLVADGYAEFAPAIMQPFSARALEFAALTADSRIVDVAAGTGMLSLLAAPRVAEVHAVDFSTPMIDRLRAAARAAGLTNIQASVGDGQALPLASDRFDAAFSMFGLMFFPVRAKGFAELFRVLRPGGTAVVSSWAPVLESPLMRLMFGAVHAADPAIQEPQPNYLSLENPEIFESEMRRAGFEAVSIQRHTGSVVFTDGDDMFETIARSNAALLLLRRRIGEQLWAERAAVMRAYLAEHYRPNHPLSTTAFLGIGHKPES
- the htpG gene encoding molecular chaperone HtpG codes for the protein MTEHVEQLEFQAETHQLLELMIHSVYSNKDTFLRELISNASDALDKLRLESFRDKDLQVDTTDLHIELAVDKENRVLTVRDNGIGMSRAEVVDLIGTLAKSGTAELRRQLNEAKAAAAASNVDPAELIGQFGIGFYSTFMVADKVVLTTRRAGETAGTKWESAAGSSTYTIEELAEAPQGTAVTLHLKPVDEDDHLFDYTQEWKLREIVKKYSDFIAWPVRMQVERTVTEGEGEDKKETTVLEDQTLNSMKALWTRPRSEVSDEEYKEFYKHVSHAWDDPLEIIPLKAEGTFEYQALLFLPSHAPFDLFMREHKRGVQLYVKRVFIMDNCEELMPEYLRFVKGVVDAQDLSLNVSREILQQDRQIQMIRKRLVRKVLSTVKDLQGADDQEKYQTFWKEFGRVLKEGLLSDFDNRDTILQVSSFASTNSTDELTTLAQYIERMKDGQDKIYYMTGESRQQIEASPHLEAFKAKGFEVLVLTDPVDEMWVGSVPEFDGKHFQSIAKGEVDLETEEEKKASETLREQQDKEFADVLGWLGKTLESNVKEVRLTSRLTTSPACLVGDVFDFTPQLERMYRASGQALPESKRILELNPTHPLVTGLRDAYAAKKADADADSAPELAETAELLYGTAVLAEGGELKDPAHFAHILTNRLTRTL